A window of Procambarus clarkii isolate CNS0578487 chromosome 69, FALCON_Pclarkii_2.0, whole genome shotgun sequence contains these coding sequences:
- the LOC138355847 gene encoding uncharacterized protein, translating into MSAGSQMLAGSQMLAGSQMSAGSQVLAGTQISAGSQMSAGSQVLAGRSQMSAGSQMLAGSQMLAGSQMSAGSQVLAGTQISAGSQMSAGSQVLAGSQMLAASR; encoded by the exons ATGTCAGCAGGAAGTCAGATGTTAGCAGGAAGTCAGATGTTAGCAGGAAGTCAGATGTCAGCAGGAAGTCAGGTGTTAGCAGGAACTCAGATATCAGCAGGTAGTCAGATGTCAGCAGGAAGTCAGGTGTTAGCAGGAA GAAGTCAGATGTCAGCAGGAAGTCAGATGTTAGCAGGAAGTCAGATGTTAGCAGGAAGTCAGATGTCAGCAGGAAGTCAGGTGTTAGCAGGAACTCAGATATCAGCAGGTAGTCAGATGTCAGCAGGAAGTCAGGTGTTAGCAGGAAGTCAGATGTTAGCAGCTAGCAGGTAG
- the LOC138355848 gene encoding putative uncharacterized protein DDB_G0282499 has protein sequence MTNIFEDSDDEQSTNNNKRDNITRYNITRDNITQYNITRDNITQYNYNQGQYNSYNITRDNITQYNITRGNITRYNITRGNITRYNYNQDNITQYNYIQDNITRYNITRDNITQYNTTRDNITQYNYNQGQYNSYNTTRDNITQYNTTRDNITQYNTTRDNITQYNYIQGQYNSILHRILRLLQRQAGSQLSAGSQMLAGSQLLAGSQMSAGSQMSAGSQMSAGSQMLAGSQMSAGSQMLAASRKSDVSS, from the exons ATGACGAACATCTTCGAGGATAGTGACGATGAACAGAGTACGAATAACAACAAGAG GGACAATATAACTCGGTATAATATAACCAGGGACAATATAACTCAGTATAATATAACCAGGGACAATATAACTCAGTATAATTATAACCAGGGACAATATAACTCG TATAATATAACCAGGGACAATATAACTCAGTATAATATAACCAGGGGCAATATAACTCGGTATAATATAACCAGGGGCAATATAACTCGGTATAATTATAACCAGGACAATATAACTCAGTATAATTATATCCAGGACAATATAACTCGGTATAATATAACCAGGGACAATATAACTCAGTATAATACAACCAGGGACAATATAACTCAGTATAATTATAACCAGGGACAATATAACTCA TATAATACAACCAGGGACAATATAACTCAGTATAATACAACCAGGGACAATATAACTCAGTATAATACAACCAGGGACAATATAACTCAGTATAATTATATCCAGGGACAATATAACTCG ATACTTCACAGAATCTTAAGATTGCTTCAACGGCAAGCAGGAAGTCAGCTGTCAGCAGGAAGTCAGATGTTAGCAGGAAGTCAGTTGTTAGCAGGAAGTCAGATGTCAGCAGGAAGTCAGATGTCAGCAGGAAGTCAGATGTCAGCAGGAAGTCAGATGTTAGCAGGAAGTCAGATGTCAGCAGGAAGTCAGATGTTAGCAGCTAGCAGGAAGTCAGATGTTAGCAGCTAG